Proteins encoded by one window of Chrysemys picta bellii isolate R12L10 chromosome 10, ASM1138683v2, whole genome shotgun sequence:
- the PSMA4 gene encoding proteasome subunit alpha type-4, with amino-acid sequence MSRRYDSRTTIFSPEGRLYQVEYAMEAIGHAGTCLGILANDGVLLAAERRNIHKLLDEVFFSEKIYKLNEDMACSVAGITSDANVLTNELRLIAQRYLLQYQEPIPCEQLVTALCDIKQAYTQFGGKRPFGVSLLYIGWDKHYGFQLYQSDPSGNYGGWKATCIGNNSAAAVSMLKQDYKEGAMTLKSALALAVKVLNKTMDVSKLSAEKVEIATLTRENGKTTIRVLKQKEVEQLIKKHEEEEAKSEREKKEKEQKEKDK; translated from the exons ATG TCTCGAAGATATGATTCCAGAACTACTATATTTTCTCCAGAAG GTCGCTTGTATCAAGTTGAATATGCTATGGAAGCAATTGGACATGCAGGCACTTGCCTGGGAATTTTAGCAAATGATGGTGTGTTGTTAGCAGCAGAACGGCGCAACATCCACAAGCTTCTTGATGAAgtctttttttcagagaaaatatACAAGCTTAATGA GGATATGGCTTGCAGTGTTGCAGGGATAACTTCAGATGCTAATGTTCTAACAAATGAACTGAGACTTATTGCACAAAG GTATCTATTGCAGTATCAAGAACCAATTCCTTGTGAGCAGTTGGTAACAGCACTATGTGATATCAAGCAAGCTTATACACAGTTTGGAG GAAAACGTCCTTTTGGTGTTTCATTGCTGTACATTGGCTGGGATAAACATTATGGATTTCAGCTGTATCAGAGTGATCCTAGTGGAAACTATGGAGGATGGAAAGCCACATGCATTGGGAATAATAGTGCT GCAGCTGTGTCAATGTTAAAACAAGACTATAAAGAAGGAGCAATGACCTTGAAATCTGCACTTGCTTTAGCCGTTAAAGTGCTAAACAAAACCATGGATGTTAGTAAACTCTCTGCAGAGAAAG TTGAAATTGCAACATTGACAAGAGAGAATGGAAAGACAACAATTAGAGTACTAAAGCAAAAAGAGGTGGAACAGTTGATAAAAAAACATGAGGAGGAAGAAGCAAAATCTGAGCgtgaaaagaaggaaaaagaacaaaaagaaaaagataaatag